CTTCCTGTCACCTCTGGCCGTGTTGGGGACGGGATTTGTGTTGTATCGCCGTTTCCGGACTCACCCTCTTCTTTCTTTCGCGATTCTATTTTTTGTTGTCACGATCGCCCCGACTTTGCATCTGGCCGAAATTAACGACTCCGTTGTTTATGACCGTTTCGCCTATCTGCCGTCCCTCGGGATTTTTTTGGTCATGGCTGTCGCGTTGGAGCGGCTCTGGACCGCCTGGCCGCGCAAACGGGTCCTGTTGGCCTGCGCCGTGGCCGCTTATGTCCTTGTGCTGTCAGCGGCGAGTTTCACCCGCTGCGGCGTGTGGAAAGACAGCGAAACGTTATGGAAAGACGTCCTGGCCATGCATCCGGGGTCGGCTGTGGCGCACCTGAACCTGGGGTCGCATTACGATGCCATCGGCCGTTATCCCGAGGCCGTCTTTCATTTTGACCGGGCGGTCGCCCTCGCGCCGAATTTCGCCATGGCCTATTTCAACAAGGGCAACGTCATGGCCAGGGACGGTCTTTACCAGCCGGCGATCTCGTATTACAACAAGGCCCTGGAGTTCGACAAGAATTATATTGATGCCTATATAAACCGTGGTAATATGTTCCTGCTTTCCGGACAGGCCGGCCTGGCCTTGAAGGATTACGACACTGCCCTGACGTTGAACCCCTATCATGTTCCTGCCCGCCTCAACCGCGGGATGTGTTTTATCGCTCAGAAGGATTACGCCAAGGCCCTGGCCGAATTCGACGCGGTCCTCAAGCTGGATTCCGCCAATGCCCTGGCCCTGGAAAAAAAACGCGCCCTTGAAAAGAAATTAAATCCTCCTTAAGCCTGAACCATGCGACTCCTTGCCGATTATCACATGCACACCCCTCTCTGCGGCCACGCCTCCGGCGAACCTGCGGAGTATGCGGCCCATGCCGTCCGCATCGGCTTGCAGGAGATCGGATTTTCCGACCATTCTCCCCTGCTGACGAACCCGGACCCGTCCATCACCATGAGCCGGGAACAGCTTCCGGAATATCACGCCATGATCGAGGACGTGCAGGCGAAATTCAAGGGCCGCTTGACGGTCAAGATCGCGCTTGAGGCGGATTATCTTCCGGGTTACGAAAAACAGACCAGGGACATCCTGGACAGTTATCCGTATGATTACGCGATCGGCTCCGTGCATTTCATCAAGGAATGGTGCTTTGACAACCCGGCCGATATCCAGAGCTGGAGCGGCAAGGATGTGGACAAGGTGTACCGGACTTATTATGACCTTCTGCGCAAAAGCGCGCAGTCGGGGATGTTCGACATCATGGGGCACGTGGACCTGGTCAAAAAATTCGGCCATCGCCCGGTTGAGGACATGGCGGAAGAAATCAGGAAGACGGCCAAGGTTTTTAAAGAATCGGGTGTGGCGGTTGAGATCAACACCGCCGGGCTGCGCAAGCCGGTGAAGGAGATGTACCCCGCCTTGAATGCCCTGACGATCTATCGCCAGGCCGGGGTCCCCCTCACCTTCGGTTCAGACGCGCACTCGCCCAAGGATGTCGGCGCGGATTTCGGCAAGGCCGTGGAACTGGCGCTGGCCGCGGGTTACAAGGAATACCTCCTGTTCAAAAAACGCAAAATTGAGCGGACCGTAAAACTATGATCAAGATCCTGGGCATCGACCATGTGGCCCTCAACGTCAGGGACCTCGACAAGGCGGTCGAATTTTATACCAAGGTGATCGGG
The sequence above is a segment of the Candidatus Omnitrophota bacterium genome. Coding sequences within it:
- the hisJ gene encoding histidinol-phosphatase HisJ, giving the protein MRLLADYHMHTPLCGHASGEPAEYAAHAVRIGLQEIGFSDHSPLLTNPDPSITMSREQLPEYHAMIEDVQAKFKGRLTVKIALEADYLPGYEKQTRDILDSYPYDYAIGSVHFIKEWCFDNPADIQSWSGKDVDKVYRTYYDLLRKSAQSGMFDIMGHVDLVKKFGHRPVEDMAEEIRKTAKVFKESGVAVEINTAGLRKPVKEMYPALNALTIYRQAGVPLTFGSDAHSPKDVGADFGKAVELALAAGYKEYLLFKKRKIERTVKL